GTCCGCGCCGCCCGTTGCGCAGGGGCGGGATGGCGTCGAGGGTCTGGGCCATCATCACGCTGTCGTGTCGGTTGGCGCCGCTCAGGCAGAAGCCGAGCGGCGTGCCGCGCGCGTCGGTGACGAGGTGGCGCTTCGTGCCCGGCTTGCCCCGATCCGTCGGGTTCGGGCCCGTGGCAGAGCCCCTTTTTTGGCCGGGACAGACGCACTGTCCAGGCTCGCGCGGCCCCAATCGATCTCGCCCGCCGCGTGCAGGCGCTCCAGCAGGATCTGATGCAGCCGCGCCCAGACGCCTGCCGCCTGCCAGTCGCGCAGGCGGCGCCAGCAACTCATCCCGCAGCCGCAGCCCATCTCGGCGGGTAGCATCTCCCAGGGCAGGCCAGAGCGCAGCACGAACAGGATGCCGGTCAGCGCCGCACGGTTCTCGAGCGGGCGCCGCCCGCCCTTCGGACGCGGCCGGGGCGGCGGAAGAAGCGGGGCGATCTCAGTCCACAGATCGTTGGGAAGAAGGGGGCGAGCCATCCCAGCCAACGCCCGACCACACGATCCGTGCCCGTTGTGTTAGGCGCTCTAAGACATTCAAGGTGAACAGCGCATCAAGTCGGGCTTCGGACGTGGATGAGCCTTCCTT
The sequence above is drawn from the Methylobacterium mesophilicum SR1.6/6 genome and encodes:
- a CDS encoding IS5 family transposase (programmed frameshift), with product MARPLLPNDLWTEIAPLLPPPRPRPKGGRRPLENRAALTGILFVLRSGLPWEMLPAEMGCGCGMSCWRRLRDWQAAGVWARLHQILLERLHAAGEIDWGRASLDSASVPAKKRGSATGPNPTDRGKPGTKRHLVTDARGTPLGFCLSGANRHDSVMMAQTLDAIPPLRNGRRGRPRHRPDKLHADKAYDAKARRRECRARGIVPRIARKGIESSERLGRHRWVVERTHAWFNRFRRLPIRYERRGDIYEAFTTLAASLITLKQIKRFC